One window of the Candidatus Tisiphia endosymbiont of Sialis lutaria genome contains the following:
- the ruvB gene encoding Holliday junction branch migration DNA helicase RuvB: MSKNPVSKNVLSADILPNDQEFSLRPSYLKEFVGQQQIKENLSIFIQAAKNRSEHLDHTLFYGPPGLGKTTLAQIISKEMGVNFKSTSGPAISKAADLAAILTNLQDNDVLFIDEIHRLSTNIEEVLYQAMEDFALDIVIGEGPAARSVKINLPNFTLVGATTRLGLLSNPLRDRFGIPLRLHFYNVAELKLVLSRASKLLAINVTDEALEEIAKRSRGTPRIALRLIRRVRDFASVDDQLEIDRNIANLSLNRLEVDKIGLDSNDYRYLKFIADNYDGGPVGIETIAAALSEQRDAVEETIEPYLIQIGLLQRTPRGRVITKNAFDHLGI, from the coding sequence ATGTCTAAAAACCCAGTTTCTAAAAATGTTTTATCAGCTGATATATTGCCAAACGATCAAGAGTTCTCTCTACGACCTAGCTATTTAAAAGAATTTGTTGGGCAACAACAGATCAAAGAGAATTTATCTATTTTCATCCAAGCCGCTAAAAATAGGTCAGAACATTTAGACCATACCTTATTTTATGGACCGCCTGGACTTGGTAAAACCACTCTTGCCCAAATTATTTCTAAGGAGATGGGAGTAAATTTTAAATCCACCTCAGGACCTGCTATATCAAAAGCGGCTGATCTAGCTGCTATACTTACCAATTTGCAAGATAATGATGTGTTATTTATTGATGAAATTCACCGTCTTAGCACCAATATTGAAGAAGTATTGTACCAAGCAATGGAAGATTTTGCTCTGGACATAGTTATTGGAGAAGGTCCCGCCGCAAGGTCAGTAAAAATCAATTTACCCAATTTTACTTTAGTTGGAGCAACTACTAGACTAGGTCTATTGAGTAACCCTTTAAGAGATAGATTTGGTATACCACTACGTTTACATTTTTATAATGTGGCTGAATTAAAACTTGTTTTGAGTAGAGCTAGTAAATTGCTGGCAATTAATGTAACCGATGAGGCGTTAGAAGAAATAGCAAAGCGTAGTAGAGGAACTCCAAGAATTGCCCTTAGGCTAATTAGACGGGTGAGAGACTTCGCTTCTGTCGATGATCAGCTAGAAATTGATAGGAATATTGCCAATCTCTCGCTGAATCGATTAGAAGTTGACAAAATAGGTTTAGACAGTAATGATTATAGATATTTAAAGTTTATCGCTGATAATTATGATGGGGGTCCGGTCGGTATAGAAACAATTGCCGCAGCTCTATCAGAACAACGCGATGCTGTTGAAGAAACTAT